One segment of Streptomyces sp. NBC_01463 DNA contains the following:
- a CDS encoding aminoglycoside phosphotransferase family protein, translating to MYTASSSVSAPPRPLRPLGAGGGPYLDPRAAAPAPGIGRTRRMAGPGAPSLSGRLDLSGPQGAQLRMAIASVQRICPEFNPVQVLRRSGRSVLLVGSTGRATAVAKCLLDHSPAWSERFRHEIAAYRAFVRHRPPVRVPRLIAADPENCTLVIERMPGRVAALTRHPSEAPPRADLRAVLGAVSRVNAWRPPSGLFDAPLDYAARIARYHELGLFTDRDLGDLQKLLHGLAGGRQGMGQFCHGDALLSNILLSPTGPVLVDWEHAGWYLPGYDLATLWAVLGDAPVARRQISQLAQVAGPAARDAFLVNLMLVLTREIRTYETAVQRAMRDTSAPARTGQDRPGALSSGEEQRLLLRRLHDDCAMARRAVRAAVGTR from the coding sequence ATGTACACAGCATCGTCCTCCGTGTCCGCCCCGCCCCGGCCGCTTCGCCCCCTCGGGGCGGGCGGCGGACCGTATCTCGACCCCCGCGCCGCCGCACCGGCGCCCGGCATCGGTCGGACCCGGCGGATGGCAGGGCCGGGCGCCCCTTCGCTCAGCGGAAGACTGGACCTGTCCGGCCCGCAGGGCGCGCAGCTGAGGATGGCGATCGCCTCGGTGCAACGGATCTGCCCCGAGTTCAACCCGGTGCAGGTCCTGCGGCGGAGCGGCCGTTCGGTGCTCCTCGTCGGTTCCACCGGCCGCGCCACGGCGGTCGCCAAGTGTTTACTGGACCACTCCCCCGCGTGGTCGGAGCGTTTCCGCCACGAAATAGCGGCATACCGGGCGTTCGTCCGGCACCGCCCTCCGGTCCGGGTGCCCCGGCTCATCGCCGCGGACCCCGAGAACTGCACCCTGGTCATCGAGCGGATGCCCGGCCGGGTGGCGGCGCTGACGAGGCACCCGTCGGAGGCTCCGCCCCGGGCGGATCTGCGGGCCGTGCTCGGCGCGGTCAGCCGGGTCAACGCCTGGCGCCCGCCGTCCGGTCTGTTCGACGCCCCGCTGGACTACGCGGCACGCATCGCGCGCTATCACGAGCTCGGTCTGTTCACGGACCGTGATCTGGGCGACCTGCAGAAGCTGCTGCACGGTCTCGCCGGGGGCCGTCAGGGCATGGGCCAGTTCTGCCACGGGGACGCGCTGCTCTCCAACATCCTGCTGTCGCCCACCGGCCCGGTGCTGGTGGACTGGGAGCACGCCGGCTGGTATCTGCCGGGCTACGACCTGGCGACGCTCTGGGCGGTGCTGGGTGACGCGCCGGTGGCGCGGCGTCAGATCAGCCAGCTGGCCCAGGTCGCTGGTCCCGCGGCGCGGGACGCGTTCCTGGTCAATCTGATGCTCGTGCTGACCCGGGAGATCCGGACGTACGAGACGGCTGTCCAGCGGGCCATGCGGGACACCTCCGCGCCCGCCCGCACCGGCCAGGACCGTCCGGGCGCGCTGTCGTCGGGCGAGGAGCAGCGGCTGCTGCTGCGCCGGCTGCACGACGACTGCGCCATGGCGCGGCGGGCCGTTCGAGCCGCGGTCGGCACTCGCTGA